In a genomic window of Candidatus Dependentiae bacterium:
- a CDS encoding FKBP-type peptidyl-prolyl cis-trans isomerase: MNAKKYFFMLSAICTLAFTSCTKDNAKTQNKGSFMNITQSATLDLSKFTSAPGSSIKYSILKEGNGVKPLKFQKVTVHYTGWLLDGTNGIGKKFDSSVDRGQHFQFTLGIGQVISGWDLSLAAMTIGEKRVVILPASLGYGANGAGSAIPGNASLIFEIELFDAK, from the coding sequence ATGAACGCAAAAAAATATTTTTTCATGCTCAGCGCTATCTGCACTTTAGCATTCACATCATGCACAAAAGATAACGCAAAAACACAAAACAAAGGCTCATTTATGAATATAACACAAAGTGCAACTTTAGATTTATCAAAATTTACATCAGCACCAGGATCTTCAATTAAATATTCAATTTTAAAAGAAGGCAATGGCGTAAAGCCATTAAAGTTCCAAAAAGTAACGGTTCATTATACTGGTTGGCTCTTAGATGGCACAAATGGCATCGGCAAAAAATTTGATAGTAGTGTTGATCGTGGTCAGCATTTTCAATTTACTCTTGGCATTGGCCAAGTTATTTCTGGATGGGATTTAAGCTTAGCAGCTATGACTATTGGAGAAAAAAGAGTGGTAATTTTACCAGCATCTCTTGGTTATGGCGCAAATGGTGCAGGCTCAGCAATTCCTGGAAATGCATCACTTATTTTTGAAATAGAACTATTTGACGCAAAGTAA
- a CDS encoding M23 family metallopeptidase, giving the protein MKNQKTIVIAIYFAVLSVTIGIAFMLFSQYRYFKREAQELSQVKEAYYQHVDMLKRSLNASMVQDGEEEQVLESEKKKINNLSSDDFVTIDFRVDEQPEELPPEFQIISQEEEDRLNSIKSNIKPRLKKISRAPVVKRKRVPKRNFYKSLTKSTRYAPQRDFVFCWPLELSSFWLSSLFGPRKRPNGHIEFHQGIDMAAMKGTPVKAAAAGKVIFAQSASGYGNCVIIQHNNRYKTRYAHLNRISVCQGQVVMEGDRVGSVGDTGLVRKSGRDASHLHFEIYQDGHRVNPLIFLFT; this is encoded by the coding sequence ATGAAAAATCAAAAAACAATTGTTATTGCTATATATTTTGCAGTGCTTTCTGTTACCATCGGCATTGCTTTTATGTTGTTTTCACAATATCGATATTTCAAACGAGAAGCTCAGGAGTTATCCCAGGTTAAAGAGGCTTACTATCAACATGTTGACATGTTAAAACGAAGCTTAAATGCCTCCATGGTCCAAGATGGCGAAGAAGAGCAAGTCTTAGAGTCTGAAAAAAAAAAAATAAATAATTTATCATCCGACGATTTTGTAACGATAGATTTTCGAGTTGATGAGCAGCCAGAAGAACTTCCACCAGAGTTTCAAATTATTAGCCAGGAAGAAGAAGATCGTCTTAATTCTATAAAATCTAATATTAAGCCTCGTCTTAAAAAGATTTCACGAGCACCAGTTGTAAAACGTAAGCGAGTTCCGAAAAGAAATTTTTATAAATCACTTACAAAATCCACTCGATATGCTCCCCAAAGGGATTTTGTATTTTGTTGGCCTCTTGAATTATCAAGTTTTTGGTTAAGTTCTCTTTTTGGACCACGCAAAAGACCAAATGGGCATATTGAATTTCATCAAGGAATTGACATGGCTGCAATGAAAGGAACTCCGGTTAAGGCTGCCGCGGCAGGAAAAGTTATATTTGCTCAGTCTGCTTCTGGTTACGGCAACTGTGTGATAATTCAGCATAATAATCGCTATAAAACTCGCTATGCACATCTTAATCGAATATCTGTTTGCCAAGGACAAGTTGTTATGGAAGGTGATCGAGTGGGTTCTGTTGGAGATACAGGACTCGTAAGAAAGTCTGGTAGGGATGCATCACATCTTCATTTCGAAATTTATCAAGATGGCCATCGTGTCAATCCATTAATATTTTTATTTACATAA
- a CDS encoding CYTH domain-containing protein, producing MMQVEFEAKFFVNFDKIKTKMKDLGGNPLRSRGLMRRFIFQDKENLNQWIRVRDELEYVALTLKSFDPSAKDSIESVKELEIRVSDFEKTAEIFECLGYKKSLYMENYREIWSLQDCLVMFDELPGIEPFIEIEGPNKHSVEHIVSILGLDIKTAMYGPNSLLYEKKYGITKAEFGGLTEITFACHPGMSSYKK from the coding sequence ATGATGCAAGTAGAGTTTGAAGCTAAGTTTTTTGTGAATTTTGATAAAATAAAAACAAAAATGAAAGATTTGGGTGGAAATCCTTTAAGAAGTCGTGGTTTAATGAGGCGCTTTATTTTCCAAGATAAAGAGAACTTGAATCAATGGATTCGCGTTCGAGATGAACTTGAATATGTAGCATTGACCTTAAAATCATTTGATCCAAGCGCAAAAGACTCTATTGAATCTGTTAAAGAGCTTGAAATAAGAGTGTCAGATTTTGAGAAAACTGCTGAGATCTTTGAGTGTTTGGGATATAAAAAATCGCTGTATATGGAAAATTATCGAGAAATTTGGAGCCTGCAAGATTGCTTGGTGATGTTTGATGAATTACCAGGGATAGAGCCGTTTATAGAGATTGAGGGGCCAAACAAGCACTCTGTTGAGCATATAGTTAGTATTTTAGGACTCGATATAAAGACTGCTATGTATGGACCAAACAGCCTATTATATGAAAAAAAATATGGGATAACAAAGGCCGAGTTTGGTGGGCTTACAGAAATTACTTTTGCATGCCATCCTGGCATGAGTAGCTATAAAAAGTAA
- the prfB gene encoding peptide chain release factor 2, whose protein sequence is MVITDQLKEKLKNLEPHIKVIKEYWASSSLENQLNTLTSESNDIDFWKNPNSGSILKALQKIKGTSEQYNKTIKSFGELNELLDLFADDEKETANLGIEINRLIKQTLIFKIELLLTEEYDHSSCFLSINSGAGGTESQDWADMILRMYLRFCEQNKLQASIVEHNAGEEAGIKSATLYIKGDNAYGLLKGEHGIHRLVRISPFDANKRRHTSFAAVTLVPELPPCEKIEIDTKDLRVDTYRASGAGGQHVNKTESAVRITHIPTNIVVQCQIERSQIQNRETAMKMLMAKLRQKQRLEEAAKTVVEKKKAEWGSQIRSYVLHPYKMVKDHRTNKEHFQPELVLDGDLIDFIESYLIAQGANQQ, encoded by the coding sequence ATGGTAATAACAGACCAACTCAAAGAAAAGCTTAAAAACCTTGAACCCCACATCAAAGTAATCAAAGAGTATTGGGCATCCTCAAGCCTTGAAAACCAATTAAACACCCTTACCAGCGAAAGCAACGATATTGATTTTTGGAAAAATCCAAACAGCGGCTCTATCTTAAAGGCTCTCCAAAAAATAAAGGGCACCTCTGAGCAATACAACAAAACAATAAAAAGCTTTGGCGAGCTAAATGAATTACTAGATCTCTTTGCCGATGACGAAAAAGAAACGGCAAACCTTGGCATTGAAATCAATCGGCTTATCAAGCAAACACTCATCTTTAAAATAGAGCTACTGCTCACTGAAGAATATGACCACTCTTCTTGCTTTCTTTCTATAAACTCAGGCGCAGGAGGAACAGAATCGCAAGACTGGGCTGACATGATCCTGAGAATGTATCTTAGATTCTGCGAACAAAACAAACTCCAAGCATCTATCGTTGAACACAATGCTGGAGAAGAAGCAGGTATTAAATCAGCGACTCTTTATATTAAAGGTGATAATGCATACGGACTGCTTAAAGGAGAGCATGGTATTCACAGACTTGTAAGGATTTCTCCTTTTGACGCAAACAAAAGAAGGCACACCTCATTTGCTGCAGTTACTCTAGTGCCAGAGCTTCCACCCTGCGAAAAAATAGAAATTGACACAAAAGACTTACGCGTTGACACTTACCGAGCAAGTGGAGCTGGGGGACAACACGTTAACAAAACAGAATCTGCAGTTCGAATCACTCACATTCCCACAAACATAGTCGTGCAATGCCAAATTGAACGATCACAAATCCAAAACCGAGAAACTGCCATGAAAATGCTCATGGCAAAATTAAGACAAAAACAAAGACTCGAAGAAGCAGCAAAAACTGTCGTTGAAAAAAAGAAAGCAGAATGGGGATCTCAAATCAGATCTTATGTCCTTCATCCTTATAAAATGGTTAAAGACCATCGAACAAACAAAGAACATTTTCAACCAGAACTTGTCCTGGATGGAGACCTTATAGATTTCATTGAAAGTTATCTCATTGCACAAGGGGCAAACCAACAATAA